tccttgatGTGAACCAGGTGATGAGCTTTCCCAAGGTTCAGGAAAAGCTGTGGCTCCATGGAGCAGATCAAATGAGACAAGAAGGGAGTCCACACAAAGGTGTACTGAGACAAGCACTTTATTAAAACTTAAGACAAACAAGCAGCGGGGTGTGGAAACCAAGTGCAGTCATGAAAGCAGCACATGTGAGCGGTGTCTGTGCTCTGGGGATGTGTATGTGCAAAAGTGATAGATGATACAAAAAGAAATGGATGTGAGCAGTGGGAGAGAACCAGTGAGCACATGGGTCACCTGTTATTGTATGGAAGGCTCAGGTGAACGGCATCAGCTCACGACCCACCCACATCCACCACCTGCCTGCTGAGGTGAGATCACAAGATTATAAGAGGACTGAATGATGCCAAGGTGTCGATGAGGGACTGCTCCATGTTTCACGGGCAGACAGAAGACAGCAGGCCTTTAGTTAGAGACCTTGAAGGATGTTGATGGTCGTAGGGAGGGGGTGATTGTAGAGAGGGGGTTCTGTCAGGACCAGGTATTCAGGAGGGACTCCTACATCTGGGAGGGGGGCAGGGCAGATCTGATCTCATGACAGTGGTCCCTCAAGCCTGAAATAGAGGAGCAGTCAGTGTGTGGGTCGAATGACAGATAACTGTGGATCAGGTGAAAGGTGAGTGTTTGTGGTGGTCACCTGACATGATCAGTCcctgagcagagaagaagaccCTGTGGGGCTGAAGGATATAGAGATTTGTTGTGATTGTTCTTCTGACTTCTCCTGTGAAcaggaagttttattttgatgtggTTTAGTCTTTGAGCTGTAAAGACGTCAGGCTGGTGCTGAAACATCAGTTTAAGGAATTAACCCCTGAGCTGCTGCCTGTTTAGTCCTGCTGCTTAAAGATGTAATGCAGCTGAGCACACATCCCTACAGTTTGTGTTAGTGACACAGTGACTAACACAGTGCACAGCTCTCCTATAAACTTGAAGCAGGGTCGTGTTTattctgtgtctttgttcttAAGTGAAGCAGCTTGGTGTTTCTATTCACTGTTTTCTAGTTCAACCCTCTGTCTCCACTGTCAGAGCGCGATCCCGGCTACAACCCAACGCCCTCTCCAGACGACAGGGTTCACATcctggtttgtgtgttttctgcaaacTCAGCAGAAATCAAGGGTTCAGTTCTGCAGAAGATGAAGGCCATCAGAGAGACAGCCAGCGATCTGGGTAAGAGTGCAGAGGACCACTAGTGATCGACTGGGAGACAGATTTTACTCACAGTGACCGTCTGTGATACATCACTCATCAACCCTTTTCTCACTGAACATGTGTTACTGACTAAAGTTCAGCTGTTGTCTTCCTGAAAATTCTGATCGGGTTTCTGTATCTGCAGCAATTCCTCAGATGGCGATTGTGACCAACATCGACGCAGCGTGTGCTGAGATCGAGAAGGATCTGAAGAACGTCTACATGAGCAAACACCTGAAGAAAAAGGTGAGTGTGCGTCAGTGACTGAGACCtgaatgttttcctctgtgagCTCCAGCTTCACATGTTGTTTCAGATGACTGACTTCAGCTCAGCAGTGGGAATCCCAATGAACTGCATCTGTCCGGTGAAGAACTACAGCCAAGAAATCCAGATCAATGACGAAGTGGACTCTCTGATCGTGAGCGCTCTGAGACTCATCATCGACTTCGGAGACGACTTCATCGACAACATGCAGACCTCACCTGCAGGACAGTGAGGTGTGGGTGTTCAGTGTCAGGGCTGTTACTGCTGTTTGATGATGAAGTTCATTCTGTGTCTTTATTAATCTGTAGATAAACAGATCATACAGGTGAGGAAAGTAACACCTGCTCACATCTACATCTGTCTATATATTGAAGGGATATGTTATGTTTAATACTGTATGCTTTGTATGATTAAAAAGGCAAGTCAGCCTTAAActgatgattatgattgtttATGAACATTGTGACATGTGAACATTAAACATTGTGAACCTGATTGCCGTTTGAGATTGCAGAATGACGTACAGGGACAGACAAGAGTAGTAGACAGTACAAGTATGACATGTTTAGATAACAGGTTCAGGTCAGAATggtgtgaggagagaagaggtggagTGACCCTGTTACACAGAGAATGTTTGTATAAGaatgaatgtctgaaacaaGAAAGTACTGCATGCTGCTTAGACAGGCGAGACGAGAGCAGGGTGGTCCAGAGCTCTGTAAGCAATCTCAAACTTATATGCTTGactatacttttaataaattagacGTGTTGAACTTTATCTGTAGTCCTGCATACTTCATCAAACGAATGCGCGAGTCCTGTTTGGTTATATATGGATCTGGACTCAACAATTTGGTGACCCTGACGTGATGAAGGCAGGATGATACTTTGTGTGACCGATTGttaaaaggaaatatttttgttaacaGAGGATACAGACAAGTGGAACACGGAAGACAACGAGAGGCCTCTAACTGAACAGCGGTAAGCAGAAACCTGTTTTATCGAAAATCTGCAGATTGGCGTTGACAAAATTAAGTTGTATTGAAACTGTTCCTATTGTCTGTTGTATAGTTGATAAGCACTAGGATTGAGATTGCTATTGCGATCGGAGGAAGAGTCCCCGGGTGGTTAGCACGCCGTGTGGGTGCCTCCAGGGAGATCGTGTTGGACGGAAGGGTCCCCGGTGACTGACAACTGAAGCGTGGTGCCGTCAAGGGAGatcgaaaaaaaaaacccttcaggATCTAAGATCCGATGAGAAGGGGATCTCCTTAGTGAGTGCAGCctgtttttcataaaagaaCAGTAGAATTAGGCAGAGCCGTTACTTTATGTATCCGACAAATTAGAAATATTCGCCTCCTAGAAAATGTGTCAAGAGCCATTGCAGGGCATAGGGTGGTAACTCGCTTCTTGAAAACAATCTGTAGGGAAGACTTGGCGTTTTTTGCAAGGGCCCTGGTAGGAGGGCGTTGGAATATTGTCTGTGTTACCGGGACCTGTGTGTAGCGGGGAGTCACGTCGACCGAAGGAGTGGAAAACTCAGATAGAGGTTCACGTCGTCTATCGGAGTTTTTGCTCTGATGAGGACGGGCATTTGACCTAGGCGCCACAGGGGAACGT
This genomic interval from Seriola aureovittata isolate HTS-2021-v1 ecotype China chromosome 11, ASM2101889v1, whole genome shotgun sequence contains the following:
- the LOC130177974 gene encoding interferon-induced protein 44-like isoform X1: MEGRLVDKLNKLTLDQPWRAIFWGDKQRDLQYVQEYKPENGNVSHLRVLLYGPVGAGKSSFINSVSNVLRGRMTIPTLASATTSNTSFTRRYETFKIRKGKGNPKTFYPFVFNDVMGLEEGSDSGVRAEDIKLAMKGGVREGYKFNPLSPLSERDPGYNPTPSPDDRVHILVCVFSANSAEIKGSVLQKMKAIRETASDLAIPQMAIVTNIDAACAEIEKDLKNVYMSKHLKKKMTDFSSAVGIPMNCICPVKNYSQEIQINDEVDSLIVSALRLIIDFGDDFIDNMQTSPAGQ
- the LOC130177974 gene encoding interferon-induced protein 44-like isoform X3, with the protein product MGLEEGSDSGVRAEDIKLAMKGGVREGYKFNPLSPLSERDPGYNPTPSPDDRVHILVCVFSANSAEIKGSVLQKMKAIRETASDLAIPQMAIVTNIDAACAEIEKDLKNVYMSKHLKKKMTDFSSAVGIPMNCICPVKNYSQEIQINDEVDSLIVSALRLIIDFGDDFIDNMQTSPAGQ
- the LOC130177974 gene encoding interferon-induced protein 44-like isoform X2, which codes for MRDIYIKPDFTFLCIAAELLQEEDGGSSGGQAKQTDSGSAMEGNILGFNPLSPLSERDPGYNPTPSPDDRVHILVCVFSANSAEIKGSVLQKMKAIRETASDLAIPQMAIVTNIDAACAEIEKDLKNVYMSKHLKKKMTDFSSAVGIPMNCICPVKNYSQEIQINDEVDSLIVSALRLIIDFGDDFIDNMQTSPAGQ